Proteins found in one Arachis stenosperma cultivar V10309 chromosome 8, arast.V10309.gnm1.PFL2, whole genome shotgun sequence genomic segment:
- the LOC130946716 gene encoding uncharacterized protein LOC130946716: MGFVLVLVSMVLVLGCGGGEGKECTNQPTQSHTFRYHLLTSKNQTWKHEVMSHSRYHLTPIRNMSLNEEQEEEEEGQDDDWTMLYGRMKMKKEPEGLLKEVSLHDVRLHGGSIHGQAQNTNLKYLLMLDVDRLIWSFRKTCGLPTPGTPYGGWEDPTIEVRGHFVGHYLSASALMWASTHNEALKKKMSALVANLSICQQKIGTGYLSAFPSEFFDRFEAIQYVWAPYYTIHKIMAGLLDQHSIAENPQALKMVTWMVDYFYKRVRNVIRKYSIDWHYQTLNEETGGMNDVLYRLYSITGDPKHLLLAHLFDKPCFLGLLAVKANDIAQFHANTHIPVVVGSQMRYEVTGDPLYKEIGTFFMDIVNSSHSYATGGTSVNEFWSDPNRMTETLKEGNNEESCTTYNMLKVSRNLFRWTKEISYADYYERALTNGVLSIQRETEPGVMLYYLPQGPGASKAISKFGWGTQFNSFWCCYGTGIESFSKLGDSIYFEEEGKNPSLYIIQYISSSLNWKSAQIMLNQTVVPPSSMDSFLRISLTFSPTKKTSSTSSTLNLRLPTWTHIHGAKLTLNSDTLPLPSPGNFVSITRKWSGSDKLTLQFPIPLRTEAIKDDRPEYASIRAILYGPYLLAGHSTADWDIKTASNASITDWITPIPAIYNTQLFSFYQHFSGSSFVLTSLNNSLTMEKSPKPGTSLALHATFRIINIQAKHSSRLSTTLRDFIGKSVMLEPFDHPGTQVGSVFVLVAGLDGRNESISLESKSHKGCFVHSGMSSGKEVKIRCKSNSDADASSFNKDASFIARRGLRKYDPISFVAKGANRNFLLEPLLAFRDEYYTVYFNIQE; the protein is encoded by the exons ATGGGTTTTGTGTTAGTGTTAGTTAGCATGGTTTTGGTGTTGGGTTGTGGTGGTGGTGAGGGTAAAGAGTGCACAAACCAGCCTACACAATCACACACATTTCGTTACCATTTGTTAACATCTAAAAACCAAACATGGAAACATGAGGTAATGTCACATTCACGCTATCATTTGACTCCAATAAGGAACATGTCCTTGAATgaggaacaagaagaagaagaagaagggcaAGATGATGATTGGACAATGCTGTATGGGAGAATGAAGATGAAGAAGGAACCAGAGGGTTTACTGAAAGAAGTTTCGTTGCATGATGTGAGGTTGCATGGAGGTTCAATCCATGGTCAAGCACAGAACACAAACTTGAAGTATCTGTTAATGTTGGATGTTGACAGGTTGATTTGGAGCTTCAGGAAGACTTGTGGTCTCCCTACTCCTGGAACACCATATGGAGGCTGGGAAGATCCAACCATAGAAGTTCGGGGTCATTTTGTTG GGCATTATTTGAGTGCATCAGCTCTTATGTGGGCCAGCACACACAATGAAGcattgaagaagaaaatgtcaGCACTTGTTGCAAATCTCTCTATCTGTCAGCAGAAGATTGGGACAGGATACCTTTCTGCATTTCCATCTGAGTTCTTTGATCGTTTTGAAGCAATTCAATACGTTTGGGCTCCCTATTATACCATTCACAAG ATCATGGCTGGCCTTTTGGATCAACATTCCATAGCTGAGAACCCTCAAGCTCTGAAAATGGTGACATGGATGGTTGATTATTTTTACAAGAGAGTGAGGAATGTGATAAGAAAGTACAGCATAGATTGGCATTATCAAACCCTGAATGAGGAAACTGGAGGAATGAATGATGTCCTTTACAGACTATATTCCATTACA GGAGATCCAAAGCATCTATTACTGGCTCATCTTTTTGACAAGCCATGCTTTTTGGGGTTGCTTGCTGTAAAG GCTAATGATATAGCTCAATTTCATGCTAATACACATATCCCAGTTGTTGTTGGATCTCAAATGCGATATGAAGTCACCGGTGATCCGCTTTATAAG GAAATTGGAACATTCTTTATGGATATTGTTAACTCTTCACACAGCTATGCAACTGGAGGAACATCAGTGAATGAGTTTTG GTCTGATCCAAATAGAATGACAGAGACCCTAAAAGAAGGAAACAATGAAGAATCATGCACAACTTATAACATGTTGAAG GTTTCGCGCAACCTGTTTAGATGGACTAAGGAGATATCATATGCTGATTATTATGAACGTGCATTGACAAATGGAGTATTAAGCATTCAAAGAGAAACAGAACCTGGAGTTATGTTATACTATCTTCCACAAGGTCCTGGGGCCTCCAAGGCTATATCAAAATTCGGTTGGGGAACTCAGTTTAACTCTTTCTGGTGCTGCTATGGAACCG GAATTGAATCATTCTCAAAGCTTGGAGATTCCATCTACTTTGAAGAGGAAGGGAAAAATCCTAGTCTCTACATCATTCAATACATATCAAGCTCATTAAACTGGAAATCTGCTCAAATCATGCTTAACCAGACAGTTGTTCCTCCATCTTCAATGGATTCTTTTCTCAGAATCTCACTCACTTTTTCTCCTACTAAG AAAACTAGTAGTACTTCATCTACTCTTAACCTTCGGTTACCAACTTGGACACATATCCATGGTGCTAAACTCACATTAAATTCTGATACTTTACCTTTGCCTTCTCCAG GAAACTTTGTGTCAATCACGCGGAAATGGAGTGGTAGTGACAAGCTGACCCTTCAATTTCCCATTCCCCTAAGAACAGAGGCCATCAAAG ATGACAGGCCTGAATATGCCTCCATTAGAGCAATTCTCTATGGTCCCTACCTTCTTGCTGGACATAGCACTGCTGATTGGGACATTAAAACTGCTTCCAATGCTTCTATTACAGATTGGATTACTCCAATTCCAGCCATTTACAATACTCAGTTATTTTCATTCTACCAACACTTTTCAGGATCATCTTTTGTCTTAACAAGTTTAAACAATTCACTGACAATGGAAAAATCACCAAAGCCTGGGACTAGTTTGGCTCTTCATGCAACCTTTAGAATCATTAATATCCAAGCAAAACATTCCTCAAGGCTTTCAACTACACTGAGAGATTTTATTGGCAAATCAGTGATGTTAGAACCGTTTGATCATCCTGGAACACAAGTAGGTTCTGTTTTTGTTCTGGTAGCAGGATTGGATGGAAGAAATGAAAGCATATCCTTAGAATCCAAAAGCCATAAAGGGTGCTTTGTGCATAGTGGCATGAGTTCTGGTAAAGAAGTAAAAATAAGATGCAAGTCTAATTCTGATGCTGATGCTTCTAGTTTCAACAAAGATGCAAGCTTTATTGCT
- the LOC130945660 gene encoding protein FAR1-RELATED SEQUENCE 9-like — MVASQGKAQEKDPNPPDPDKIRNLNRESSSSSTKFRQDTADRLLAVIEVQNWIISLQMSLMGEDEIMDECEYEYEDSIFYDEKYPDDESYLDELQQEEELGDELDSEEIFAELTDYDYDDAYELDSIEDLLKLDFLSIGEVEVDKFHFGTLAIAFEFYNRFAKSQGFSARKDKNCKNSTDETYMQRFVYFRQGYRLEKWLLPAHRSMSKAEIALMNNMRKSGISTSQVYALLASQSGGFDKLNYGPRDMYNQIAKARREIPEDVGRALNYLEGMAANDKSLYYEELRATDGRLLNLFWCDGLCREDYKLFGDVVAFDATYNKNKYRCPFVVFTGVNHHNQTIVFAACIVTDETDETYIWVLQQFLEAMNGRVPSSVITDGARAMKNAIEKGLYIRRLRAVFRNKWQILVEEFGVEEKEWLNEIYEKRRSWATCYIRGKFFAGFRTTSRCEGLHSLIGKYTKPHYDLSEFIEHFQRMLGHMRFREFYAEYESARGVPVMQTCIEPLEMCAADTYTREVFFLFRPILVRSGAMRVVDYQTRDNSIIYYVCRYAKPTKVWEVECVDNGNAITCSCMRMESFGISCEHIISVLVRRDVREIPKCLVLHRWTKNAKESMSESSSFTSELQVSSRLCILNECARMMSEVACATTERFHEARDLMLDLYSSYKALDEGNTPSKPRLGGGTNPKGHSGRKKPQRCSNCKKPGHNKTSCSKRNENAFSTQGSSTRQTDAIYDDECMDDVEYETQEWW, encoded by the exons ATGGTTGCCTCACAAG GCAAAGCCCAAGAAAAAGATCCAAACCCACCCGATCCAGACAAAATAAGAAATCTGAACCGtgaatcttcttcttcttcaacca AGTTTCGACAAGACACTGCTGATCGTCTTCTTGCCGTCATAGAGGTTCAAAATTGG ATTATTTCCTTGCAAATGTCATTGATGGGAGAGGACGAGATCATGGATGAATGTGAGTATGAGTATGAGGATAgtattttttatgatgagaaGTATCCTGATGATGAGTCATACTTAGATGAGTTGCAGCAGGAAGAAGAGTTGGGTGATGAGTTAGACAGTGAGGAGATTTTTGCAGAATTGACagattatgattatgatgatgCATATGAATTGGATTCAATTGAGGATTTATTGAAACTTGACTTTTTAAGCATTGGTGAGGTTGAAGTTGACAAGTTTCACTTTGGAACCCTAGCCattgcttttgaattttacAACAGATTTGCCAAGAGCCAAGGTTTCAGTGCAAGAAAAGACAAAAACTGCAAGAACTCAACCGACGAGACCTACATGCAGAGATTTGTGTATTTTCGGCAAGGATATCGATTAGAGAAGTG GTTATTGCCAGCTCATAGGAGTATGTCCAAAGCCGAAATTGCACTCATGAACAATATGCGCAAGTCGGGGATTAGCACATCCCAGGTTTATGCTTTGCTAGCAAGTCAAAGTGGTGGTTTTGACAAGTTGAACTATGGCCCCAGAGACATGTACAATCAAATAGCTAAGGCGAGGCGTGAGATTCCAGAGGACGTGGGTAGAGCATTAAATTATTTGGAGGGGATGGCTGCAAACGATAAATCTTTATACTACGAAGAGCTTCGGGCAACGGATGGAAGGTTACTAAATCTCTTTTGGTGTGATGGTTTATGTAGAGAGGACTATAAATTGTTTGGAGATGTTGTTGCGTTTGATGCTACGTacaataagaataaatataggTGTCCTTTTGTTGTGTTCACAGGTGTCAACCATCACAACCAAACTATTGTCTTTGCTGCATGCATTGTAACAGATGAGACGGATGAGACTTATATATGGGTGTTGCAACAGTTTTTGGAGGCAATGAATGGTAGAGTCCCATCCTCTGTGATAACTGATGGGGCAAGGGCAATGAAGAATGCGATTGAGAAA GGATTATATATTAGGAGATTACGAGCAGTGTTCCGTAACAAGTGGCAAATATTGGTAGAGGAATTTGGGGTTGAGGAAAAAGAATGGCTAAATGAAATTTATGAGAAACGTCGATCATGGGCAACATGTTACATCCGAGGGAAGTTCTTTGCTGGATTTAGGACTACATCACGCTGCGAGGGTTTGCATTCATTGATTGGGAAGTACACTAAGCCTCATTATGACTTATCCGAGTTTATTGAGCACTTCCAACGAATGTTGGGCCATATGCGTTTTAGGGAATTTTATGCTGAATATGAATCTGCTCGTGGAGTTCCAGTTATGCAAACTTGTATTGAACCCCTTGAGATGTGTGCTGCTGATACTTACACAAGGGAGGTATTCTTTTTATTCAGGCCTATTCTTGTTCGGTCGGGTGCAATGAGAGTCGTGGATTACCAAACAAGAGACAATAGTATAATTTATTATGTTTGTAGGTATGCCAAACCAACAAAGGTGTGGGAGGTTGAGTGTGTGGATAATGGTAACGCAATCACTTGTTCATGCATGCGTATGGAATCATTCGGTATTTCCTGTGAACACATTATCTCTGTATTGGTCCGTAGGGATGTGCGCGAAATTCCTAAATGTCTAGTGTTGCATAGATGGACTAAGAATGCAAAAGAATCTATGTCTGAGTCAAGTAGTTTTACAAGCGAATTACAAGTTAGCAGTCGACTTTGTATCCTCAATGAGTGTGCTAGGATGATGTCAGAGGTTGCATGTGCTACTACAGAGAGGTTCCATGAAGCAAGGGATCTTATGCTTGATCTTTATAGCTCATACAAAGCACTAGATGAAGGGAACACGCCTTCGAAACCTAGACTGGGAGGTGGTACCAATCCTAAAGGGCATAGTGGTCGGAAAAAGCCCCAACGTTGCAGTAATTGCAAGAAACCTGGTCATAATAAAACTTCTTGTTCAAAGCGCAATGAAAATGCTTTCAGTACACAAGGTAGCTCTACCCGTCAAACTGAT GCAATttatgatgatgaatgcatggatGATGTGGAATACGAAACTCAAGAATGGTGGTGA